A DNA window from Allokutzneria albata contains the following coding sequences:
- a CDS encoding C40 family peptidase, with protein sequence MADAAGLIEPLVRPMREHLAKLAGDTGSASKAAESLGAAKTAITDVKTRHGAQVRTALGGWYGERANAFQGRVATLDGGLDRLSGNCASAQGTVAGAVGAVTTGRKAIQGLIDEFIASVKPALEAALAAQKAGDTNAVREATARAFGRSALYVEKSATELKKVSDHLTEAAARLRALRPADLGAFKGLGSQLGGNGAVEVQGGGTSPPAPPAPPEERGGGSGGGGGGSGGGGSGGGGGGGGGRPNLPVAIPPQPGSGVDINLPGGHTVQAPNPVAAAAVRNALSVLGTPYVWAASDPPRATDCSGLTKWAYGNAGLDLPRHSAAQAVGASVPPGQLLPGDLVVWRGHVAMYIGDGQMVEAGDPVQIRPLRTTNSGMPFVGFYRPTG encoded by the coding sequence GTGGCAGACGCCGCGGGGCTGATCGAACCGCTCGTCCGGCCGATGCGCGAGCACCTGGCGAAGCTCGCCGGTGACACCGGCAGCGCCAGCAAGGCGGCCGAATCGCTCGGGGCCGCCAAGACGGCGATCACCGACGTCAAGACCAGGCACGGGGCGCAGGTCCGAACGGCGCTCGGTGGTTGGTACGGCGAGCGGGCGAACGCCTTTCAGGGCCGGGTCGCGACGCTGGACGGCGGGCTCGACCGGCTGTCCGGGAACTGCGCGAGCGCTCAGGGCACCGTTGCCGGAGCGGTCGGCGCCGTGACCACGGGCCGCAAGGCGATCCAGGGGCTGATCGACGAGTTCATCGCCTCGGTGAAGCCGGCTCTCGAAGCGGCGCTGGCGGCCCAGAAAGCGGGCGACACCAACGCCGTGCGCGAGGCGACCGCCAGGGCGTTCGGGCGATCGGCGCTCTACGTCGAGAAGTCGGCGACGGAGCTGAAGAAGGTCTCCGACCACCTGACCGAGGCAGCGGCGCGGCTGCGGGCGTTGCGACCGGCGGATCTCGGTGCCTTCAAAGGACTTGGCTCGCAGCTCGGCGGCAACGGCGCCGTCGAAGTGCAGGGCGGTGGCACCTCGCCGCCCGCTCCACCGGCACCTCCTGAAGAACGTGGCGGAGGCTCCGGCGGTGGTGGCGGTGGCAGCGGTGGCGGTGGCAGCGGTGGCGGTGGCGGCGGCGGCGGAGGGCGGCCGAACCTCCCGGTCGCGATCCCGCCGCAACCCGGCTCCGGCGTGGACATCAACCTGCCCGGCGGGCACACCGTGCAGGCACCGAACCCGGTGGCGGCGGCCGCGGTGCGCAACGCGCTGTCGGTCCTCGGCACTCCCTATGTGTGGGCGGCTTCGGATCCGCCGCGCGCCACGGACTGCAGCGGGCTGACGAAGTGGGCTTACGGCAACGCCGGGCTCGACCTGCCGCGGCACTCCGCGGCGCAGGCGGTGGGTGCCTCGGTACCGCCCGGACAGCTGCTGCCGGGCGATCTCGTGGTCTGGCGCGGCCACGTGGCGATGTACATCGGCGACGGGCAGATGGTCGAAGCCGGTGACCCGGTGCAGATCCGGCCGCTGCGCACGACCAACTCCGGCATGCCGTTCGTCGGTTTCTACCGGCCGACGGGTTGA
- a CDS encoding aldehyde dehydrogenase family protein — MTQLWEYSPAPESRDIANLKPNYRMFVDGQFVEGEGEPLKTVNPSTEEVLAEVSTASSADVDRAVKAARRAYDKVWGRMPGSERAKYLFRIARLIQERGRELAVLESLDNGKPIKESRDVDVPTAAAHFFYHAGWADKLDFAGYGPDPKPLGVAGQVIPWNFPLLMLAWKIAPALACGNTVVLKPAETTPLTALVFAEICQQAGLPAGVVNILPGAGDVGAEIVNHAGINKIAFTGSTEVGKLIQRSLAGTGKKLTLELGGKAANIVFDDAPVDQAVEGIVNGIFFNQGHVCCAGSRLLVQESIVDEVMEKLRYRVSTLRIGDALDKNTDIGAINSKEQLARIRELTESGEAEGADRWSSSCPLPDKGFFFAPTVFSNVHQAMRIAREEIFGPVLSVLTFRTPDEAVAKANNTPYGLSAGIWTEKGSRILWMSQKLRAGVVWANTFNRFDPTAPFGGYQESGFGREGGRAGLEAYLDV, encoded by the coding sequence ATGACACAGCTCTGGGAGTACTCCCCGGCACCGGAGTCGCGGGATATCGCCAACCTCAAGCCGAACTACCGGATGTTCGTCGACGGCCAGTTCGTCGAGGGCGAGGGCGAGCCGCTGAAGACGGTCAACCCGTCGACCGAGGAGGTGCTGGCCGAGGTCAGCACGGCCTCCAGCGCGGACGTGGACCGCGCCGTCAAGGCCGCGCGCCGCGCCTACGACAAGGTGTGGGGCCGGATGCCCGGCAGCGAGCGGGCCAAGTACCTGTTCCGCATCGCGCGGCTGATCCAGGAGCGCGGCCGCGAGCTCGCGGTGCTGGAGAGCCTGGACAACGGCAAGCCGATCAAGGAGTCGCGCGACGTCGACGTGCCGACCGCGGCCGCGCACTTCTTCTACCACGCGGGCTGGGCGGACAAGCTCGACTTCGCGGGCTACGGGCCCGACCCGAAGCCGCTCGGCGTGGCCGGTCAGGTCATCCCGTGGAACTTCCCGCTGCTGATGCTGGCGTGGAAGATCGCGCCCGCGCTGGCGTGCGGCAACACCGTGGTGCTCAAGCCGGCCGAGACCACCCCGCTCACCGCGCTGGTCTTCGCCGAGATCTGCCAGCAGGCCGGACTGCCCGCGGGCGTGGTGAACATCCTGCCCGGCGCCGGTGACGTCGGCGCGGAGATCGTCAACCACGCGGGCATCAACAAGATCGCCTTCACCGGCTCCACCGAGGTGGGCAAGCTGATCCAGCGTTCGCTGGCCGGGACGGGCAAGAAGCTCACCCTGGAGCTGGGCGGCAAGGCCGCGAACATCGTCTTCGACGACGCCCCGGTGGACCAGGCCGTCGAGGGCATCGTCAACGGCATCTTCTTCAACCAGGGCCACGTCTGCTGCGCCGGTTCCCGGCTGCTGGTCCAGGAGTCCATTGTGGACGAAGTGATGGAGAAGCTGCGCTACCGCGTCTCCACGCTGCGCATCGGCGACGCGCTGGACAAGAACACCGACATCGGCGCGATCAACTCCAAGGAGCAGCTCGCCAGGATCCGCGAGCTGACCGAGTCCGGCGAGGCCGAGGGCGCCGACCGCTGGTCCAGCTCGTGCCCGTTGCCGGACAAGGGTTTCTTCTTCGCCCCCACCGTGTTCTCCAACGTGCACCAGGCCATGCGGATCGCCCGCGAGGAGATCTTCGGCCCGGTGCTGTCGGTGCTGACCTTCCGCACCCCGGACGAGGCGGTCGCCAAGGCGAACAACACCCCGTACGGCCTGTCCGCGGGGATCTGGACCGAGAAGGGGTCGCGGATCCTGTGGATGTCCCAGAAGCTGCGGGCCGGTGTGGTGTGGGCGAACACCTTCAACCGGTTCGACCCCACCGCCCCGTTCGGCGGCTACCAGGAGTCCGGTTTCGGTCGCGAGGGCGGCCGCGCGGGACTGGAGGCGTATCTCGATGTCTGA
- the upp gene encoding uracil phosphoribosyltransferase: protein MDVLVVEHPLAKARLTTMRDARTDSAAFRAALHELTVMLIYEAMREAPLAEERIHTPVARTTGFRLANPPLLVPVLRAGLGMADQAHKLIPDAQMGFVGLARDEETLQPTPYMVSLPEDLAGRPVLVLDPMLATGGSMVHTITLLTDRGATDVTAVCTLAAPEGLRTLEAANLPVRVVTASVDERLNDSGFIVPGLGDAGDRQYGAV from the coding sequence ATGGACGTGCTCGTCGTCGAACACCCGCTGGCCAAGGCCCGGCTCACCACCATGCGTGACGCCCGCACCGACAGCGCGGCCTTCCGCGCCGCCCTGCACGAGCTGACCGTCATGCTGATCTACGAGGCCATGCGGGAGGCGCCCCTCGCGGAGGAGCGCATCCACACCCCGGTGGCCAGGACGACGGGTTTCCGGCTGGCGAACCCGCCGCTGCTGGTCCCGGTGCTGCGCGCGGGCCTCGGCATGGCCGACCAGGCGCACAAGCTGATCCCGGACGCGCAGATGGGTTTCGTGGGCCTGGCCCGCGACGAGGAGACCCTGCAGCCGACGCCGTACATGGTCTCCCTGCCGGAGGACCTGGCGGGCCGTCCGGTGCTGGTGCTCGACCCGATGCTCGCCACCGGTGGCTCGATGGTGCACACGATCACGCTGCTCACCGATCGCGGCGCCACCGACGTCACCGCGGTGTGCACGCTGGCCGCGCCGGAAGGGCTGCGCACCCTGGAGGCGGCGAACCTGCCGGTGCGCGTGGTCACGGCGAGCGTGGACGAGCGGCTGAACGACTCCGGCTTCATCGTTCCCGGGCTCGGCGACGCGGGGGACCGCCAGTACGGCGCGGTCTGA
- a CDS encoding adenosine deaminase codes for MSTPVTLESIRTAPKVLLHDHLDGGLRPQTVIDLARESGYDALPTHDAEELGVWFRDAADSGSLERYLETFAHTVGVMQTREALVRVAAEAVEDLAADGVVYAEVRYAPELFTEGGLTLDQIVQAVEEGYRLGERRCAEAGRKIRIGTLLCAMRQNARSLEIAELTVRYRDAGVVGFDIAGPEAGFPPTRNLDAFEYLRQQNAHFTIHAGEAFGLPSIWEAIQHCGAERLGHGVRIMDDIKVDEDGTVHLGRLAGYVRDRRIPLEMCPSSNVQTGAATSIAEHPIGLLAKLRFRVTVNTDNRLMSNCTVSGEFAALHEAFGYDWADMQWFTVNAMKSSFLGFDERLALINDVIKPGYAELIG; via the coding sequence ATGTCAACCCCGGTGACCCTGGAGAGCATTCGCACCGCACCCAAGGTGCTCCTGCACGACCACCTCGACGGCGGCCTGCGCCCGCAGACCGTGATCGACCTGGCCCGCGAGAGCGGCTACGACGCGCTGCCCACCCATGACGCCGAAGAGCTCGGTGTCTGGTTCCGGGACGCCGCCGACTCCGGTTCGCTCGAGCGCTACCTCGAGACGTTCGCCCACACCGTCGGCGTGATGCAGACCCGCGAGGCCCTCGTGCGCGTCGCCGCCGAGGCCGTCGAGGACCTGGCCGCGGACGGCGTCGTCTACGCCGAGGTCCGCTACGCCCCCGAGCTGTTCACCGAGGGCGGCCTGACCCTGGACCAGATCGTGCAGGCCGTCGAGGAGGGCTACCGCCTCGGCGAGCGCCGCTGCGCGGAGGCGGGCAGGAAGATCCGCATCGGCACGCTGCTGTGCGCCATGCGGCAGAACGCGCGGTCGCTGGAGATCGCCGAGCTGACCGTGCGCTACCGCGACGCCGGTGTCGTCGGCTTCGACATCGCCGGCCCCGAGGCGGGCTTCCCGCCCACCCGCAACCTGGACGCCTTCGAGTACCTGCGGCAGCAGAACGCCCACTTCACCATCCACGCGGGCGAGGCGTTCGGGCTGCCGTCGATCTGGGAGGCCATCCAGCACTGCGGTGCCGAGCGGCTCGGCCACGGCGTGCGGATCATGGACGACATCAAGGTGGACGAGGACGGCACCGTCCACCTCGGCAGGCTCGCCGGCTACGTCCGGGACCGCCGCATCCCGCTGGAAATGTGCCCGAGTTCCAACGTGCAGACCGGTGCGGCGACCTCGATCGCCGAACACCCGATCGGCCTGCTGGCGAAACTGCGTTTCCGGGTCACGGTGAACACCGACAACCGGCTGATGAGCAACTGCACCGTTTCCGGCGAGTTCGCCGCGTTGCACGAGGCATTCGGATACGACTGGGCCGACATGCAGTGGTTCACGGTGAACGCGATGAAGTCGTCTTTCCTCGGATTCGACGAACGGCTCGCCCTCATCAACGACGTGATCAAGCCGGGATACGCCGAGCTGATCGGCTGA
- a CDS encoding cytidine deaminase: MVAVDWEHLRAAAVTAAKSAYCPYSGLQVGSAAICDDGRLVQGCNVENASYGVGLCAECAMVGQLRLTGGGNFVAVAVRDGGGNLLMPCGRCRQLLFEMGGPDCLLETPRGVLPMRDVLPDAFGPDHLPGRSNG, encoded by the coding sequence GTGGTCGCCGTCGATTGGGAACACCTGCGCGCCGCCGCCGTCACCGCGGCGAAGTCCGCCTACTGCCCGTACTCCGGGCTGCAGGTTGGCTCCGCCGCGATCTGTGACGACGGCAGGCTGGTCCAGGGCTGCAATGTGGAGAACGCCTCTTACGGGGTCGGGCTGTGCGCCGAGTGCGCGATGGTCGGCCAGCTCCGGCTCACCGGTGGCGGGAACTTCGTCGCCGTCGCCGTGCGCGACGGGGGCGGGAACCTGCTGATGCCGTGCGGTCGCTGCCGCCAGCTGCTGTTCGAGATGGGCGGGCCGGACTGCCTGCTGGAGACCCCGCGCGGCGTGCTGCCGATGCGGGACGTGCTGCCCGACGCGTTCGGGCCCGACCACCTTCCCGGGAGAAGCAATGGCTGA
- a CDS encoding SMI1/KNR4 family protein: MRAPATARELLPPATEADVRAAERALGRRLPKELHDWWASCGGGLHPVLPHGYIPYRPVGSVSAWREWSRRHATGPQADVPAGSPGAGWHPWFVPIATDGGDHDLVVDLRPGPLHGCLFAFSHTWGVAHPPEWEGLAALLGGVADALETGGRIGRYHPATTRGGMLIWKL; the protein is encoded by the coding sequence GTGCGGGCTCCAGCCACCGCGAGAGAGTTGCTGCCACCCGCGACCGAGGCGGACGTGCGCGCCGCCGAACGGGCGCTGGGCCGACGTCTGCCGAAGGAACTGCACGACTGGTGGGCCAGCTGCGGCGGCGGTCTGCACCCGGTCCTGCCGCACGGCTACATCCCGTACCGGCCGGTCGGCTCGGTGAGCGCCTGGCGGGAGTGGTCCAGGAGGCACGCGACCGGTCCGCAGGCCGACGTGCCCGCGGGCAGTCCGGGCGCGGGCTGGCACCCGTGGTTCGTCCCGATCGCCACCGACGGCGGCGACCACGACCTCGTCGTCGACCTGCGTCCCGGGCCGCTGCACGGCTGCCTGTTCGCCTTCAGCCACACATGGGGCGTCGCCCACCCGCCCGAATGGGAAGGCCTCGCCGCGTTGCTCGGCGGCGTCGCCGACGCGTTGGAGACGGGTGGACGGATCGGCCGCTACCACCCGGCGACCACGAGAGGAGGCATGCTGATCTGGAAGCTGTGA
- the deoC gene encoding deoxyribose-phosphate aldolase translates to MAAPSPPTAAESADTPATRQSPHIPGLPPELADATRDDAALRRFLHGLPGVDQVGLEQRAATLATRSIKKASKLWAIDTAIRMVDLTTLEGADTTGKVSSLCAKARRPDPERPDVPQVAAICVYPDMVETAVRELKGADIGVASVATAFPSGRSSLAIKLEDTRIAVDAGATEIDMVIDRGAFLSGRYGQVYEEIVAVKQACGDAHLKVILETGELSTYDNVRRASWLALLAGGDFIKTSTGKVSPAATLPVTHLMLQAVRDWRTQTGQLRGVKPAGGIRATKDAMRYLVAVHEVAGEEWLDPKLFRFGASSLLNDLLMQRRTQLEGHYSGPDYVTVD, encoded by the coding sequence ATGGCCGCACCGTCACCGCCGACGGCTGCCGAGTCCGCGGACACCCCCGCGACCCGCCAGTCGCCGCACATCCCGGGACTTCCCCCAGAGCTGGCAGACGCCACCAGGGACGACGCCGCGCTGCGTCGGTTCCTGCACGGACTGCCCGGCGTCGACCAGGTCGGACTGGAGCAACGCGCCGCGACGCTCGCCACGCGCAGCATCAAGAAGGCGTCCAAGCTCTGGGCGATCGACACCGCCATCAGGATGGTCGACCTGACCACCCTGGAAGGCGCGGACACCACGGGCAAGGTCAGCTCGCTGTGCGCCAAGGCGCGCCGCCCCGACCCCGAGCGCCCCGACGTGCCGCAGGTCGCCGCCATCTGCGTCTACCCGGACATGGTGGAGACGGCGGTGCGCGAGCTGAAGGGCGCCGACATCGGCGTGGCCAGCGTGGCGACCGCGTTCCCCTCCGGCCGCTCCTCCCTGGCGATCAAGCTGGAGGACACCAGGATCGCGGTGGACGCGGGCGCGACCGAGATCGACATGGTGATCGACCGGGGCGCGTTCCTCTCCGGCCGCTACGGCCAGGTCTACGAGGAGATCGTCGCCGTCAAGCAGGCGTGCGGGGACGCGCACCTCAAGGTCATCCTGGAGACCGGCGAGCTGTCGACCTACGACAACGTGCGCCGCGCGTCCTGGCTGGCGCTGCTCGCGGGCGGTGACTTCATCAAGACCTCGACCGGCAAGGTCTCCCCCGCGGCGACGCTCCCGGTGACGCACCTGATGCTGCAGGCCGTCCGCGACTGGCGGACGCAGACCGGGCAGCTGCGCGGGGTCAAGCCCGCGGGCGGCATCCGCGCCACCAAGGACGCCATGCGCTACCTCGTCGCCGTGCACGAGGTGGCGGGCGAGGAGTGGCTCGACCCGAAGCTGTTCCGCTTCGGCGCGTCCAGCCTGCTCAACGACCTGCTGATGCAGCGGCGGACCCAGCTTGAGGGCCACTACAGCGGCCCGGACTATGTGACGGTGGACTGA
- a CDS encoding thymidine phosphorylase — MAEQFAAVDVIRAKRDGKRLTDSQIDWVIDAYTRGVVADEQMSALAMAIFLNGMESAETARWTRAMVASGERLSLSVDKPTVDKHSTGGVGDKITLPLAPLVAACGAAVPQLSGRGLGHTGGTLDKLESIPGWRAQLTTEEIAEQLNKVGAVVCAATEGLAPADRKLYALRDVTGTVEAIPLIASSIMSKKIAEGADALVLDVKFGSGAFMKSADDARRLAEALVGIGVDHGLKVSALLTDMSVPLGRAVGNALEVAESVDVLRGGGPADVVELTVALAREMLSLAGISTDPAAVLSSGGAYDTWAQMISAQGGDPEAELPRAEHVHVVEAPEDGVLATLDAYAVGVAGWRLGAGRARKEDPVQAGAGVLCLAKPGEEVRKGEPLLELHTDTPDAIPAALRDLEGGYTVAGSAPVRDSLVLDVIRG; from the coding sequence ATGGCTGAGCAGTTCGCCGCGGTGGACGTGATCCGCGCGAAGCGCGACGGCAAGCGGCTCACGGACTCCCAGATCGACTGGGTGATCGACGCCTACACCAGGGGCGTCGTCGCGGACGAGCAGATGAGCGCGCTCGCCATGGCGATCTTCCTCAACGGCATGGAGTCCGCCGAGACCGCGCGCTGGACCCGCGCCATGGTGGCCTCCGGCGAGCGCCTGTCGCTGTCGGTGGACAAGCCGACCGTGGACAAGCACTCCACCGGCGGCGTCGGCGACAAGATCACGCTGCCGCTGGCCCCGCTCGTCGCCGCCTGCGGTGCCGCCGTCCCGCAGCTGTCCGGCCGCGGCCTCGGCCACACCGGCGGCACGCTGGACAAGCTGGAGTCGATCCCGGGCTGGCGCGCGCAGCTGACCACCGAGGAGATCGCCGAGCAGCTGAACAAGGTCGGCGCGGTGGTCTGCGCGGCCACCGAGGGGCTGGCACCCGCCGACCGCAAGCTCTACGCGCTGCGCGATGTCACCGGCACGGTCGAGGCCATCCCGCTGATCGCCAGCTCGATCATGAGCAAGAAGATCGCCGAGGGCGCCGACGCACTGGTGCTCGACGTGAAGTTCGGCTCCGGCGCGTTCATGAAGTCCGCCGACGACGCCCGCCGCCTGGCCGAGGCGCTGGTCGGCATCGGCGTGGACCACGGGCTCAAGGTCAGCGCGCTGCTCACCGACATGTCCGTCCCGCTCGGCCGCGCCGTCGGCAACGCGCTGGAGGTCGCCGAGTCCGTCGACGTGCTGCGCGGCGGCGGCCCGGCCGACGTTGTCGAGCTGACCGTGGCGCTGGCCAGGGAGATGCTGTCGCTGGCCGGGATCTCCACCGACCCGGCCGCGGTCCTGTCCTCCGGCGGCGCGTACGACACCTGGGCGCAGATGATCTCCGCGCAGGGCGGCGACCCGGAAGCGGAGCTGCCGCGCGCCGAGCACGTGCACGTCGTCGAAGCGCCCGAGGACGGCGTCCTGGCCACGCTGGACGCCTACGCGGTCGGCGTCGCGGGCTGGAGGCTCGGCGCGGGCCGGGCGCGCAAGGAGGACCCGGTGCAGGCGGGCGCGGGCGTGCTCTGCCTCGCCAAGCCCGGCGAGGAGGTCCGCAAGGGCGAGCCGCTGCTGGAGCTGCACACCGACACCCCGGACGCCATCCCGGCCGCGCTCCGGGACCTGGAGGGCGGCTACACCGTGGCCGGCTCCGCGCCGGTCCGCGACTCCCTGGTGCTCGACGTCATCAGGGGATAG
- a CDS encoding YbaB/EbfC family nucleoid-associated protein, translated as MSTPELIASAERQRVQAAELERVLATVTGMATSAGGLVEATVTARGRLVGLRLHPNAVHLGPRLGEEVVRASRAAAEQANQRAYNVMAPVLGDELTAAIEAVAGPAPERERAAEEVPSSTAFPDAAPHSTNADDEDDVFAFDASTLRSDR; from the coding sequence GTGAGCACCCCCGAACTGATCGCTTCGGCCGAGCGGCAACGGGTCCAGGCGGCCGAACTGGAACGTGTCCTGGCAACGGTCACGGGAATGGCGACGAGCGCTGGCGGTCTGGTCGAGGCGACCGTGACCGCGAGGGGCCGACTGGTCGGCCTGCGCTTGCACCCGAACGCCGTGCACCTCGGACCGCGGCTCGGCGAGGAGGTCGTGCGCGCCTCCCGCGCCGCGGCGGAACAGGCGAATCAGCGGGCGTACAACGTGATGGCGCCCGTGCTCGGCGATGAGCTGACCGCAGCGATCGAAGCCGTGGCCGGGCCCGCGCCGGAGCGGGAGCGAGCCGCCGAAGAGGTGCCGTCGAGCACCGCTTTCCCTGACGCCGCACCGCACTCCACGAATGCGGACGACGAGGACGACGTGTTCGCCTTCGACGCCTCCACCCTGCGGTCGGACCGGTGA
- a CDS encoding maleylpyruvate isomerase family mycothiol-dependent enzyme: protein MYDVIYREARHRIIGIARTLDDEQLERPVAACPEWTVRALLAHLAGVAHDAATGRLDGAPGRKWTERHVDERVGRPVADNLAEWEGFGARLDKHLRSENAQLQLVHDITQHEADLRTALGLERLPDTAWRPMLEHIGSVVGGYHEQPWALVVRAGGSEWRIGEGEPAATVEAEPFELWRGFFGRRSPEQMRAWTWDRAPEPEHLHAIPVFPARADALVEN, encoded by the coding sequence ATGTACGACGTGATCTACCGCGAGGCGCGGCACCGGATCATCGGGATCGCGCGCACGCTGGACGACGAGCAGCTGGAGCGCCCGGTTGCCGCCTGTCCGGAATGGACCGTCCGGGCGCTGCTGGCGCACCTGGCCGGAGTCGCCCACGACGCCGCGACCGGGCGGCTCGACGGGGCGCCGGGCAGGAAGTGGACGGAGCGGCACGTCGATGAGCGGGTGGGCAGGCCGGTCGCGGACAACCTCGCGGAGTGGGAGGGCTTCGGCGCGCGGCTGGACAAGCACCTGCGCTCGGAGAACGCCCAGCTCCAACTGGTGCACGACATCACCCAGCACGAGGCGGACCTGCGCACGGCGCTCGGACTGGAGCGGCTGCCGGACACGGCGTGGCGGCCGATGCTGGAGCACATCGGCAGCGTCGTCGGCGGCTACCACGAGCAGCCCTGGGCGCTGGTCGTGCGCGCGGGCGGTTCGGAGTGGCGCATCGGCGAGGGCGAGCCCGCCGCGACGGTGGAGGCGGAGCCGTTCGAACTGTGGCGCGGGTTCTTCGGCCGCCGCAGTCCCGAGCAGATGCGCGCGTGGACCTGGGACCGCGCCCCGGAGCCGGAGCACCTGCACGCCATCCCGGTCTTCCCGGCGCGCGCGGATGCGTTGGTGGAGAACTAA
- a CDS encoding type VII secretion target — protein MVEQGFKVDPAALTSYSRATPRLAEDLGKVGSATLGPITALPADAFGKIGAEVGIGQAFQQAAKATVDGLAAASAGLSGLATSVAGALTAYQRQDADHAAMMRRTQAQG, from the coding sequence ATGGTGGAGCAGGGCTTCAAGGTCGATCCGGCCGCGCTGACGAGCTATTCGAGGGCGACACCGCGGCTGGCCGAGGACCTCGGCAAGGTCGGCAGCGCGACGCTGGGGCCGATCACCGCCCTGCCCGCGGACGCGTTCGGCAAGATCGGCGCGGAGGTGGGCATCGGCCAGGCTTTCCAGCAGGCGGCGAAGGCGACCGTCGACGGGCTGGCCGCCGCGTCGGCCGGGCTCAGCGGGCTCGCCACCTCGGTCGCGGGCGCGCTGACGGCGTACCAGCGGCAGGACGCCGACCACGCCGCCATGATGCGCCGAACCCAGGCTCAGGGGTGA
- a CDS encoding aldehyde dehydrogenase family protein: MSDGRIGVTKTYKLYVGGKFPRSESGRVYPVNDAKGTFLANAAHASRKDVRDAVAAARKAFPGWSGATAYNRGQVLYRVAEMLEGRREQFIAEVCAAENVNAKKAESIVDAAVDRWVWYAGWTDKVASVLGASNPVAGPYFSFSVPEPTGVVGVLAPQTSSLLGLVSVVAPVIATGNTCVVVSSHHRPLPAVTLSEVMATSDLPGGVVNLLTGNAAELGPWLASHADVNALDLCGAPEVIRAELERTAAGTVKRVLRASAKEPDWTRRPDITRLRAYLEHKTVWHPMGV; the protein is encoded by the coding sequence ATGTCTGACGGGCGTATCGGCGTGACCAAGACCTACAAGCTGTACGTGGGCGGGAAGTTCCCGCGCTCGGAGTCCGGGCGGGTCTACCCGGTCAACGACGCCAAGGGCACCTTCCTGGCCAACGCCGCGCACGCGTCGCGCAAGGACGTCAGGGACGCGGTCGCCGCGGCCCGCAAGGCGTTCCCCGGCTGGTCCGGCGCGACCGCGTACAACCGCGGCCAGGTGCTCTACCGGGTCGCGGAGATGCTGGAGGGCAGGCGGGAGCAGTTCATCGCGGAGGTCTGCGCCGCGGAGAACGTGAACGCGAAGAAGGCCGAGTCCATTGTGGACGCGGCAGTGGACCGGTGGGTCTGGTACGCGGGGTGGACCGACAAGGTCGCCTCGGTGCTCGGCGCGTCCAACCCCGTCGCCGGGCCGTACTTCTCCTTCTCGGTGCCCGAGCCCACCGGCGTCGTCGGCGTGCTCGCGCCGCAGACGTCCTCGCTGCTCGGCCTGGTGAGCGTGGTCGCGCCGGTGATCGCCACCGGCAACACCTGCGTCGTGGTGTCCAGCCACCACCGCCCGCTGCCCGCCGTCACGCTGTCGGAGGTCATGGCGACCTCGGACCTGCCCGGCGGCGTGGTGAACCTGCTGACCGGCAACGCCGCGGAGCTGGGCCCGTGGCTGGCCTCGCACGCCGACGTCAACGCGCTCGACCTGTGCGGCGCGCCCGAGGTGATCCGCGCCGAGCTGGAGCGCACCGCCGCGGGCACGGTCAAGCGGGTGCTGCGCGCGTCGGCCAAGGAGCCGGACTGGACGCGGCGGCCCGACATCACCAGGCTGCGCGCGTACCTGGAGCACAAGACGGTCTGGCACCCGATGGGAGTCTGA